Proteins from a genomic interval of Chryseobacterium indologenes:
- a CDS encoding F0F1 ATP synthase subunit beta: MANQIKGKISQIIGPVIDVVFTDVESVPAIYDALEITKENGEKVILEVEQHIGEDTVRCIAMDATDGLKRGQDVIGYGNPITMPIGEAVNGRLFNVVGDAIDGLQNISKDGGLPIHREAPKFDQLSTSAEVLFTGIKVIDLVEPYAKGGKIGLFGGAGVGKTVLIQELINNIAKGHGGLSVFAGVGERTREGNDLLREMLESGIIKYGDDFMHSMENGGWDLSKVDLEAMKDSKAAFVFGQMNEPPGARARVALSGLTLAEYYRDGGESGQGRDVLFFVDNIFRFTQAGSEVSALLGRMPSAVGYQPTLASEMGAMQERITSTKNGSITSVQAVYVPADDLTDPAPATTFAHLDATTVLDRKIASLGIYPAVDPLASTSRILAPEVIGHDHYNCAQRVKEILQRYKALQDIIAILGMEELSEEDKSVVYRARKVQRFLSQPFHVAEQFTGIPGSLVDIKDTIKGFNMIMDGELDHLPEAAFNLKGTIEEAIEAGQKMLAENA; this comes from the coding sequence ATGGCAAACCAAATTAAAGGTAAAATTTCTCAAATTATTGGTCCGGTAATCGACGTTGTCTTCACAGATGTGGAATCTGTTCCAGCAATCTATGACGCGTTAGAAATTACAAAAGAAAACGGTGAAAAAGTAATCTTAGAGGTAGAACAACATATTGGCGAAGATACAGTAAGATGTATTGCAATGGACGCTACAGACGGTCTTAAGAGAGGTCAGGATGTAATCGGATACGGAAATCCTATTACCATGCCAATCGGTGAGGCTGTAAACGGAAGATTATTCAACGTAGTTGGTGATGCTATCGACGGACTTCAAAATATTTCTAAAGACGGAGGTCTTCCTATCCACAGAGAAGCTCCAAAATTTGATCAACTTTCAACTTCTGCAGAAGTTTTATTTACAGGTATTAAAGTAATCGACTTAGTGGAACCTTACGCAAAGGGAGGTAAAATTGGTTTGTTCGGTGGTGCCGGTGTAGGTAAAACAGTATTGATCCAGGAGTTGATTAACAATATTGCAAAAGGACACGGAGGTCTTTCGGTTTTTGCCGGAGTAGGTGAAAGAACGAGAGAAGGGAATGACCTTTTGAGAGAGATGTTGGAATCAGGTATTATCAAGTATGGTGATGATTTCATGCACTCTATGGAAAACGGAGGTTGGGATCTTTCTAAAGTAGATTTAGAAGCTATGAAAGATTCTAAAGCAGCATTCGTTTTCGGACAGATGAACGAGCCGCCAGGTGCAAGAGCGAGAGTAGCACTTTCTGGTCTTACATTGGCTGAGTATTATAGAGATGGTGGTGAAAGCGGACAAGGTAGAGACGTACTTTTCTTCGTAGACAACATCTTCCGTTTTACACAGGCTGGTTCTGAGGTGTCTGCACTTCTTGGTCGTATGCCATCAGCGGTAGGTTACCAACCGACTCTTGCTTCTGAAATGGGTGCGATGCAGGAAAGAATTACTTCAACTAAAAATGGTTCAATTACTTCAGTACAGGCGGTTTACGTACCTGCGGATGACTTAACTGACCCGGCTCCTGCAACAACGTTTGCCCACTTGGATGCAACAACAGTACTTGACAGAAAGATTGCTTCATTAGGTATTTACCCGGCGGTAGATCCATTGGCATCTACTTCAAGAATCCTTGCTCCGGAAGTTATCGGTCACGATCACTACAACTGTGCTCAAAGAGTAAAAGAAATTCTTCAAAGATATAAAGCGCTTCAGGATATCATCGCAATCCTTGGTATGGAAGAACTTTCTGAAGAAGATAAATCAGTAGTTTACCGTGCGAGAAAAGTTCAGAGATTCCTGTCTCAGCCTTTCCACGTAGCAGAACAGTTTACAGGTATTCCGGGATCATTGGTTGATATCAAAGATACGATCAAAGGATTCAACATGATTATGGATGGTGAATTAGATCACTTACCAGAAGCAGCTTTCAACTTGAAAGGAACTATCGAGGAAGCTATCGAAGCAGGACAAAAAATGTTAGCTGAAAACGCTTAA
- a CDS encoding cysteine synthase family protein, protein MSNVYDNILGLIGHTPMVKLNTVTKDIPATVYAKLESYNPGHSTKDRIALHIIENAEKKGLLKEDSVVVETTSGNTGFSIAMVCIIKGYKCILAVSDKTKPEKIAYLKALGATVYICPANVPADDPRSYYEVAKRIAQETPNSIYINQYFNELNIDAHYQTTGPEIWEQTEGKITHLFACTGTGGTLSGSAKFLKEKNPDIKIIGVDADGSILKSYHETGEIHKEDVHPYQIEGMGKNLIPAALLFDKVDEFVRVNDEMSAYRTREIALKEAIMGGYTTGAVTQGLIQYAQSHELTENDVVILIYPDHGSRYITKVYSDKWMAEQGFVNNCVHNYDEVFKTEFIK, encoded by the coding sequence ATGAGTAATGTTTACGATAATATCCTTGGCCTAATAGGACACACTCCTATGGTGAAGCTAAATACTGTCACAAAAGATATTCCAGCAACCGTTTATGCCAAGTTAGAATCATATAATCCTGGACATTCCACCAAAGATCGAATCGCTCTTCATATTATAGAAAACGCAGAGAAAAAAGGCTTATTAAAAGAAGACTCTGTAGTTGTAGAAACTACTTCAGGAAACACTGGGTTTTCTATTGCGATGGTATGTATCATCAAGGGATATAAATGTATTCTCGCTGTTAGCGACAAAACCAAACCGGAAAAAATTGCCTATCTGAAGGCATTGGGAGCTACTGTATACATATGTCCTGCGAATGTACCGGCGGATGATCCGAGATCATACTATGAAGTGGCTAAAAGGATCGCACAGGAAACACCGAATTCCATTTATATCAACCAGTACTTTAATGAGCTCAATATTGACGCCCATTATCAGACTACAGGTCCTGAAATCTGGGAACAAACAGAAGGAAAGATCACTCACCTTTTTGCTTGTACCGGAACAGGAGGAACACTATCGGGTTCAGCGAAATTTTTGAAGGAAAAAAATCCGGATATTAAGATTATCGGAGTTGATGCAGATGGATCAATATTGAAAAGCTATCACGAAACAGGAGAAATTCATAAGGAAGATGTACATCCTTATCAGATTGAAGGAATGGGAAAAAACCTGATTCCAGCCGCTCTTCTTTTCGACAAGGTAGATGAGTTTGTAAGAGTAAATGATGAAATGTCTGCGTACAGAACCCGTGAAATTGCTTTGAAAGAGGCTATTATGGGAGGTTATACAACCGGAGCCGTAACGCAGGGACTTATACAATATGCACAGTCTCATGAATTGACTGAAAATGATGTAGTCATTTTAATATATCCTGATCATGGCTCAAGATACATCACCAAAGTATACAGTGATAAATGGATGGCCGAACAGGGATTTGTCAACAACTGTGTTCACAATTACGACGAAGTTTTCAAAACAGAGTTTATCAAATAA
- a CDS encoding F0F1 ATP synthase subunit epsilon — MNIKILTPEYVVFEGEVESVLLPGKNGEFHIMKNHAGIVSSLIGGEVKLFANSIDEAFAKNFTKEAGKDSVFAYAIKSGVVEFNHNKGIILCE; from the coding sequence ATGAATATAAAAATTTTAACACCAGAATATGTAGTTTTTGAAGGAGAAGTAGAATCTGTATTATTGCCTGGGAAAAATGGTGAATTTCACATCATGAAAAACCACGCGGGAATCGTTTCTTCTTTGATCGGAGGTGAGGTAAAGCTATTTGCTAATTCTATTGATGAAGCTTTTGCTAAAAACTTTACCAAAGAAGCTGGAAAAGACTCTGTTTTTGCTTATGCTATCAAAAGCGGTGTTGTAGAATTTAATCATAATAAAGGAATTATCCTTTGTGAATAA
- a CDS encoding pyridoxal phosphate-dependent aminotransferase family protein, with product MDIFERIKENPGPLGQFADYGEGYFIFPRLEGPIGPRMQFQGREVIFWSANDYLGLCNHPEVIEADAKAAAEYGMFYPMGARAMSGETDQHLQLERELADFVQKESAYLLNFGYQGMVSTIDALVSRNDVIVYDMDSHACIVDGVRLHSGKRFTYKHNDMESLEKNLQRATKVAEETGGGILVITEGVFGMRGQQGKIKEICDLKSKYQFRLLVDDAHGFGTLGKTGAGVGEEQCCNDQIDVYFSTFAKSMAGFGAFLAGDKEIIRYLKFNLRSQIFAKSLTMPMVIGGLKRLELLRSRPEIKAKLWENVDKLQNGLKERGFNIGDTNTCVTPVMMQGTPVEATLLVKDLRENFGIFTSVVVYPVIPKGMILLRLIPTASHTDAEINETLAAFEAIHDKLVSGYYKEQEQLLLQEQGLSFKPI from the coding sequence TTGGATATTTTTGAAAGAATAAAAGAAAATCCAGGACCACTTGGACAATTTGCAGATTATGGAGAAGGATATTTTATCTTCCCTAGATTGGAAGGTCCTATCGGCCCTAGAATGCAGTTTCAGGGTAGAGAAGTAATTTTCTGGAGTGCCAATGATTATTTAGGATTATGTAACCATCCTGAAGTAATAGAAGCGGATGCAAAAGCGGCTGCAGAATATGGAATGTTTTATCCGATGGGAGCAAGAGCGATGTCCGGAGAGACAGACCAACACCTTCAGTTGGAAAGAGAATTGGCAGATTTTGTACAAAAAGAATCAGCATACTTACTGAATTTCGGTTATCAGGGGATGGTTTCTACCATTGATGCTCTGGTAAGCAGAAATGATGTCATTGTTTATGATATGGATTCTCATGCCTGCATCGTAGATGGAGTGAGACTTCATTCAGGGAAGAGATTTACCTATAAGCACAATGACATGGAAAGCCTTGAGAAAAACCTTCAGAGAGCAACGAAAGTAGCGGAAGAAACAGGAGGAGGAATCCTTGTGATCACGGAAGGAGTTTTCGGAATGAGAGGACAGCAAGGTAAGATCAAAGAAATTTGTGACCTTAAATCAAAATATCAGTTCAGACTTTTAGTAGATGACGCCCACGGATTCGGAACACTTGGTAAAACAGGTGCCGGAGTTGGTGAAGAACAGTGCTGTAATGATCAGATTGATGTCTACTTCTCTACTTTTGCAAAGTCAATGGCCGGTTTCGGAGCCTTCCTTGCAGGAGATAAAGAGATTATCAGATATCTGAAATTCAACCTGAGATCACAAATTTTTGCGAAGTCTCTTACGATGCCGATGGTAATCGGAGGTTTGAAAAGACTGGAACTTTTAAGATCCAGACCTGAGATCAAAGCTAAGCTTTGGGAAAATGTAGACAAATTACAGAATGGGTTAAAGGAAAGAGGATTTAATATTGGAGATACCAATACGTGTGTGACTCCGGTCATGATGCAGGGAACTCCGGTAGAGGCTACTCTTCTTGTAAAAGATTTAAGAGAAAACTTCGGGATCTTCACATCGGTCGTTGTATACCCTGTGATTCCGAAAGGAATGATTCTTTTAAGATTAATTCCTACAGCTTCTCATACCGATGCCGAGATTAATGAAACACTGGCAGCCTTTGAAGCGATTCACGATAAATTAGTAAGTGGTTACTATAAAGAGCAGGAGCAATTATTACTGCAGGAACAGGGATTAAGTTTTAAACCGATTTAA
- a CDS encoding DMT family transporter, which translates to MKLRGYILGVLSAVSYGLIPIFILPIKQAHFSMDITLFYRFFFSALMLGGYLIYSRQNFRINKKEALILAILGICYALSSEFLFLGYDFLTPGIASTVLFIYPIIVALIMFFFYKERLTKLSVGSLLLAFIGVIILCLKGNGFEINFAGLGIVMLSSLFYALYMVIVNKSHLKVSGFKLTFYSMLFTSLFFMTKSFIGHESFVIPSTTIFFNFLIFAFLTTVISSLCLVYAIKNIGSTPVAVLGALEPVVAVMVSVCMFNEKFTFNLLIGITLILLGVILNVISDRKNTAHA; encoded by the coding sequence ATGAAACTTAGAGGGTATATACTGGGCGTTTTATCAGCCGTTTCTTATGGATTGATTCCTATTTTTATCCTGCCCATCAAGCAGGCTCATTTTTCGATGGATATTACACTGTTTTACAGATTTTTCTTTTCAGCACTGATGTTGGGTGGATATCTGATTTATTCCAGACAAAATTTCAGGATCAATAAAAAAGAGGCTTTGATCTTGGCTATTTTGGGAATATGCTATGCCCTTTCCTCTGAATTTTTGTTTTTAGGATACGATTTTCTTACCCCCGGAATTGCCTCCACAGTTCTGTTTATCTACCCTATCATTGTAGCGTTGATCATGTTCTTTTTTTATAAGGAGAGGCTTACCAAATTATCTGTAGGGTCATTGCTTCTTGCCTTTATAGGGGTTATCATTTTATGTTTAAAAGGCAACGGATTCGAAATTAATTTTGCCGGACTCGGGATTGTCATGCTCAGCTCATTATTTTATGCGCTGTATATGGTGATTGTCAATAAATCCCATCTTAAAGTTTCAGGGTTTAAGCTGACTTTCTATTCAATGCTTTTTACCTCCCTGTTTTTTATGACCAAATCTTTTATAGGCCATGAATCATTTGTTATTCCTTCAACCACTATCTTTTTTAACTTTCTTATTTTTGCTTTTCTTACTACAGTGATATCCAGCTTATGTCTGGTATATGCTATTAAAAATATCGGTTCTACACCGGTAGCTGTTTTGGGAGCACTGGAGCCTGTAGTGGCGGTCATGGTAAGTGTATGTATGTTTAACGAAAAATTCACCTTCAATCTGTTGATCGGGATCACCCTTATTTTACTGGGAGTTATCCTGAATGTTATTTCTGATCGTAAAAATACGGCTCATGCTTAA
- a CDS encoding radical SAM protein, protein MKDLLLITPPFTQLNTPYPATAYIKGFLNTKNISSYQVDLGIDVILELFSRDGLEKVFSMKTDPANASENSRRIFALREEYLKTIDQVIPFLQGKTPTLARQICSMNFLPEASRFNQLDDMEFAFGNMGLQDKAKHLATLYLEDISDYIVENMDADFGFSRYAERLGKSANSFDELYSKLSGEQTFIDDFTLKILREKIEAVEPKLVCFSVPFPGNLYSGFKCAQFIKKNYPHIKIAMGGGFPNTELREVQDQRVFEFFDFITLDDGEVPLELLCDIVVHSKENPEYKRTFLLEDQQVVYKNNSKKHDYKQADIGTPDYTDLKLDQYISVIEIANPMHSLWSDGRWNKLTMAHGCYWGKCTFCDISLDYIKIYEPVSAKILVDRMEELIKTTGETGFHFVDEAAPPALMREVALEILRRNLVVTWWTNIRFEKSFTRDLCYLLKLSGCVAVSGGLEVASDRLLKLIDKGVSVEQVAKVTRNFTEAGIMVHAYLMYGYPTQTVQETVDSLEMVRQMFEMGILQSGFWHQFAMTAHSPVGMSPEDFGVVPVKQEIHFANNDIDFKDKTGIDHNKFSFGLKKSLFNYMHGVNFEMSLQEWFDFKIPRTNIHPDYIHDCLLEENEFVFKGNSKIVFLTKNVIAENRIKNKKKYSGAYSLLTFHLKTNIVTVELEQEKAEWLMKILEEHAIENLKKPTVQQLKNNFEENFEDFELFWFSKPMQQLKENGVILSL, encoded by the coding sequence TTGAAAGACCTGCTTCTTATTACTCCGCCTTTTACCCAACTTAATACTCCTTATCCTGCCACTGCTTATATTAAAGGATTTTTAAATACCAAAAATATTTCAAGCTATCAGGTTGATTTGGGGATTGATGTTATTTTGGAATTATTTTCAAGAGACGGACTTGAAAAGGTTTTCAGTATGAAAACAGACCCCGCAAATGCATCTGAAAATTCCCGGAGAATCTTTGCATTACGGGAAGAATATTTAAAAACGATAGATCAGGTTATCCCCTTCCTGCAGGGAAAAACACCTACATTGGCAAGACAGATCTGCAGCATGAATTTTCTTCCGGAGGCTTCCCGTTTCAACCAGTTGGATGATATGGAATTCGCTTTCGGGAATATGGGTTTACAGGATAAAGCCAAACATCTGGCAACATTATACCTTGAGGACATCTCTGATTATATTGTTGAGAATATGGATGCAGACTTCGGCTTCAGCAGATATGCAGAGCGTCTCGGAAAAAGTGCGAACTCTTTTGATGAATTATATTCAAAATTATCCGGTGAACAGACATTTATCGATGATTTTACTTTAAAAATTCTTCGTGAAAAAATAGAAGCTGTGGAACCAAAGCTTGTCTGTTTTTCCGTTCCGTTCCCAGGCAATTTATATTCCGGTTTCAAATGTGCCCAGTTTATAAAAAAGAATTATCCTCACATTAAAATTGCTATGGGAGGAGGATTTCCTAATACAGAATTAAGGGAAGTACAGGATCAGAGGGTTTTTGAATTTTTTGATTTCATCACATTGGATGACGGTGAAGTTCCGCTCGAGCTTCTTTGTGATATTGTAGTGCATTCCAAAGAAAATCCTGAATATAAAAGAACTTTTTTGCTTGAAGATCAGCAAGTCGTTTATAAAAACAATTCAAAAAAACACGATTATAAACAAGCAGATATCGGAACTCCGGATTACACCGATTTGAAGCTGGATCAATATATTTCGGTCATTGAAATTGCCAATCCTATGCACAGCCTGTGGAGTGACGGACGATGGAATAAGCTCACCATGGCCCATGGCTGCTATTGGGGAAAATGTACTTTCTGTGATATCTCGCTGGATTATATTAAGATCTATGAACCTGTTTCTGCCAAAATTCTTGTTGACAGAATGGAAGAGCTTATCAAAACAACCGGCGAAACAGGTTTCCATTTTGTAGACGAAGCTGCACCTCCGGCTCTGATGAGAGAGGTTGCTCTGGAGATCCTACGAAGAAATCTTGTCGTTACCTGGTGGACGAATATTCGATTTGAAAAAAGCTTCACGAGAGATCTTTGTTATCTGTTAAAACTTTCGGGTTGTGTTGCTGTTTCCGGAGGACTTGAAGTAGCCAGTGACAGACTGTTGAAATTAATCGACAAAGGAGTTTCCGTAGAACAGGTTGCCAAAGTGACCAGAAATTTTACCGAAGCAGGTATTATGGTACACGCGTATCTGATGTATGGCTACCCTACCCAAACTGTTCAGGAAACAGTGGACTCTTTAGAAATGGTCCGCCAGATGTTTGAAATGGGAATTCTCCAAAGTGGATTCTGGCATCAGTTTGCCATGACTGCCCATTCACCGGTCGGGATGAGTCCTGAAGATTTCGGGGTCGTTCCGGTAAAACAGGAAATTCACTTTGCCAACAATGATATCGATTTTAAAGATAAAACCGGAATCGACCATAACAAATTCAGTTTCGGCCTCAAGAAGTCTCTTTTTAATTATATGCATGGAGTGAATTTTGAAATGTCACTCCAGGAATGGTTTGATTTCAAAATTCCGAGAACAAATATTCATCCCGACTATATTCACGATTGTCTTTTAGAAGAAAATGAATTTGTTTTTAAAGGAAATTCAAAAATTGTTTTTTTAACCAAAAACGTAATCGCTGAGAATCGGATAAAAAATAAAAAGAAATATTCCGGTGCGTATAGCCTTCTGACATTCCACTTAAAAACCAATATTGTAACGGTGGAACTTGAGCAGGAAAAGGCTGAGTGGCTGATGAAAATTCTGGAAGAACATGCCATTGAAAATTTAAAAAAACCTACAGTTCAGCAACTTAAAAATAATTTTGAAGAAAATTTTGAAGATTTTGAGTTATTTTGGTTTTCGAAACCCATGCAGCAATTGAAAGAAAATGGGGTGATTTTAAGTTTATAA
- a CDS encoding DUF2723 domain-containing protein: MKNWTFRQWNTVLGWVIFVIAFFTYLSTIEPNFSFWDCGEYISSAVKLEVTHAPGAALFQIVGAVAAMFALGNGEHYSIVINAMSALFSALTILFLFWTITHLVRRLLNKDFEEITKHQEISILFAGAVGALCFTFSDTFWFSAVEGEVYSMASMFIALLVWLITKWENEYQAADSERWIILIFFVLGLSVGVHMMCMLATPMVCLVYYARNYKFTWKNFIWANLITLGILIVVFKIIFPLIMTMFGRLEIFFVNGLGLPFHSGTIAAFILMTAICYFIIKYARKAKKKLYQTAALSVVFMIIGFSCWMVIPIRANANPPMNLNDPDTAIGMLDYYNREQYGDWPTIYGQNYTAFLDANGIEKNEDGSFKTQKTGEIYEKDEKTGTYRKTGDRFNYVFSKSQISLMPRMFNEDKSVMANYISMYGAPDFTFNYANEDVADNPQAKQIFDELRAKYEDKSITAADYLKVKPYNLINVQKPSLLQNMDYFISFQNGYYFVRYLMWNFVGRQNDLEGNMESTNGNWISGIPFIDNAIVGNQDKMPAKFKNESTVKFFFLPLILGLIGFFFQLNRDFGRFYALLSLFIITSVGIIFYTGVKPFEPRERDYAMVGSFYAFAIWIGLGAGAILWFLQSKIKSNGANIALGVVLLGVPFMMGFQNYNVHDRSNRYTAYDYAYSVLKSLPKNDILFVYGDNDTYPVWAIQETERFRDDVKVVNFTLASTPWNLDQVKRRTYNAMGIPSQLTHEDYRDGVNDQIYMMKKEDWKGVFSMLKEQGAPETEFQSFRKYLTQDSLTLKQAIDFIKFKSPEKDQLLKMYFGEEKYEKYNILPVNKFILPVNKENALKAGIINQADLPNVVNQIMITYKGNTLYKNNLILLDMLANFDWKRPINFSSGGIYDSENIFYLNEYLQFDGFSYRLIPIHTPQTADGDMGRVDANSLYNVVKNFRWGNFKDLNAHFDETATSNIISYRMSASRAASALALSGQKAKALELLDLAAKEIPAEKYNDPRSLSSIVSGYIIAGQEQKGLQLAEVLKKGIFEEYDYYFSLSKSDQSYLRRQMRTKPMEYSLVVAAVTDAYTRIGQKEKAYAYLVKSIEPIDKKFNAFVKDLQQMGKEKAMKESEEVQKITPFYQYMFDVMEPFDSTYSKEKENQITSAIIKATQ, from the coding sequence ATGAAAAATTGGACTTTTAGGCAATGGAACACCGTTTTAGGATGGGTGATTTTCGTCATTGCGTTTTTCACGTACTTGTCCACAATAGAACCCAATTTCAGTTTCTGGGATTGTGGCGAGTACATTTCTTCTGCAGTAAAACTTGAAGTAACGCACGCTCCCGGGGCAGCATTATTCCAGATTGTGGGTGCTGTGGCAGCCATGTTTGCATTAGGAAATGGCGAACATTATTCCATCGTAATCAACGCGATGTCTGCATTGTTCAGCGCGCTGACTATTTTATTTTTGTTTTGGACGATCACTCATTTGGTGAGAAGACTTTTAAACAAAGATTTCGAAGAAATTACGAAACATCAGGAAATCTCTATTTTATTTGCCGGAGCAGTGGGAGCATTGTGCTTCACATTTTCGGATACATTCTGGTTCTCTGCAGTAGAGGGAGAGGTTTATTCGATGGCTTCAATGTTCATCGCTCTTTTGGTCTGGTTGATTACGAAATGGGAAAATGAGTATCAGGCAGCAGACAGTGAAAGATGGATTATTCTTATTTTCTTTGTTTTGGGACTTTCGGTTGGGGTACACATGATGTGTATGCTGGCAACTCCTATGGTATGTCTTGTATACTATGCAAGAAATTATAAGTTTACCTGGAAGAACTTCATCTGGGCCAACCTTATTACATTGGGAATTTTGATTGTTGTTTTTAAAATTATCTTCCCTTTAATTATGACCATGTTCGGAAGACTGGAAATTTTCTTTGTCAACGGTCTCGGACTCCCTTTCCATTCAGGAACAATTGCAGCGTTTATTCTGATGACTGCGATCTGTTATTTTATTATTAAATATGCGAGAAAAGCTAAGAAAAAACTTTATCAGACCGCGGCTTTGTCAGTGGTATTTATGATTATTGGTTTTTCTTGCTGGATGGTGATTCCTATCAGAGCCAATGCTAATCCGCCGATGAACCTTAATGACCCGGATACGGCAATTGGTATGCTGGATTATTACAACAGGGAACAGTATGGTGACTGGCCGACTATTTACGGGCAGAATTACACGGCATTCCTTGATGCAAACGGAATCGAAAAGAATGAAGACGGAAGTTTTAAAACACAGAAAACCGGTGAAATCTATGAAAAAGATGAGAAAACCGGAACGTATAGAAAAACAGGAGACCGTTTCAATTATGTATTCAGCAAGTCTCAGATAAGCCTGATGCCTAGAATGTTTAATGAGGATAAGAGTGTAATGGCTAATTATATTTCAATGTATGGAGCTCCTGATTTTACATTCAATTATGCTAATGAAGATGTGGCAGATAATCCACAGGCTAAGCAGATTTTTGATGAATTGCGAGCAAAGTATGAAGACAAGTCGATTACGGCAGCAGACTATTTGAAAGTAAAACCTTATAACCTGATCAATGTTCAGAAGCCTTCATTGCTTCAGAATATGGATTATTTCATTTCTTTCCAGAACGGATATTATTTTGTAAGATACCTGATGTGGAACTTCGTAGGTAGACAAAACGACCTGGAAGGGAATATGGAAAGTACCAACGGAAACTGGATTTCCGGTATTCCTTTTATTGATAATGCGATTGTAGGAAATCAGGATAAAATGCCTGCTAAATTTAAAAATGAAAGTACGGTAAAATTCTTCTTCCTTCCTTTAATTTTAGGTTTAATAGGATTCTTTTTCCAGTTGAACAGAGATTTTGGAAGATTCTACGCCCTATTATCATTGTTCATTATAACAAGTGTCGGAATTATTTTCTATACAGGGGTAAAACCATTTGAACCAAGAGAAAGAGATTATGCAATGGTAGGTTCCTTCTATGCATTTGCGATCTGGATCGGATTGGGGGCAGGAGCTATTCTATGGTTTCTTCAATCTAAAATAAAATCTAACGGCGCGAATATCGCTTTAGGTGTTGTATTATTAGGAGTTCCATTTATGATGGGCTTCCAGAATTACAATGTACATGACAGAAGTAACAGATATACTGCTTATGATTATGCCTATTCTGTACTGAAATCATTGCCGAAAAATGATATTTTATTCGTTTACGGAGATAATGATACTTATCCGGTTTGGGCCATCCAGGAAACGGAAAGGTTCAGAGATGATGTAAAGGTGGTTAACTTTACACTGGCCTCTACACCATGGAACTTAGATCAGGTGAAGAGAAGAACCTATAACGCGATGGGAATTCCAAGTCAGCTGACTCATGAAGATTACAGAGATGGCGTCAACGACCAGATCTATATGATGAAAAAAGAGGATTGGAAAGGCGTTTTTTCTATGCTGAAAGAACAGGGAGCTCCTGAAACAGAATTCCAGTCATTCAGAAAATATCTTACCCAAGACTCTCTGACACTGAAACAAGCTATTGATTTTATCAAATTCAAATCTCCTGAAAAAGATCAGCTTTTGAAGATGTATTTCGGAGAAGAGAAATATGAAAAATATAACATTCTTCCTGTCAACAAATTTATTCTTCCTGTTAATAAAGAAAATGCTTTAAAAGCAGGAATCATCAATCAGGCGGATCTTCCGAATGTAGTGAATCAGATTATGATTACTTACAAAGGAAACACATTGTACAAAAACAATCTGATCTTACTGGATATGTTGGCAAACTTTGACTGGAAGCGTCCTATTAACTTCTCTTCAGGAGGAATTTATGACAGCGAAAATATTTTCTACCTTAATGAATATCTTCAGTTTGACGGTTTCAGTTACAGACTGATTCCAATTCATACCCCTCAGACTGCTGATGGAGATATGGGAAGAGTAGATGCCAATTCTCTTTATAATGTGGTGAAAAACTTCAGATGGGGGAACTTTAAAGATCTAAATGCCCATTTTGACGAAACGGCTACATCAAATATTATCAGCTACAGAATGTCAGCAAGCAGAGCTGCTTCTGCGTTGGCATTAAGCGGACAGAAAGCAAAAGCGTTGGAATTATTGGATCTTGCTGCAAAAGAAATTCCGGCTGAGAAATATAATGATCCACGCTCGCTAAGCTCTATTGTATCAGGATATATTATCGCAGGTCAGGAGCAGAAAGGTCTTCAGTTGGCAGAAGTACTTAAAAAAGGAATTTTTGAAGAGTACGACTATTATTTCAGCCTTTCAAAATCAGATCAAAGCTACCTGAGAAGACAAATGAGAACGAAACCGATGGAATATTCTCTGGTTGTAGCAGCCGTTACCGATGCTTATACCAGAATCGGACAGAAAGAAAAAGCGTATGCTTATCTGGTTAAATCCATCGAGCCGATTGATAAAAAGTTCAATGCTTTTGTAAAAGATCTGCAGCAGATGGGCAAAGAGAAAGCTATGAAAGAATCTGAAGAGGTTCAGAAAATCACCCCTTTCTACCAATATATGTTTGATGTCATGGAGCCTTTTGATTCTACCTATTCAAAAGAAAAAGAAAATCAGATTACTTCAGCAATAATCAAAGCAACACAATAA